One genomic window of Camelina sativa cultivar DH55 chromosome 5, Cs, whole genome shotgun sequence includes the following:
- the LOC104784986 gene encoding endochitinase CHI-like: protein MANYAKSTTRKDTFTLFLPSLLVLILTVSKPVNSQNCGCPSDFCCSQWGYCGQTDDYCGYGCREGPCQGGGDASGEVKSGGGDDAVSLEGTVTPEFFNSIINQASSDCAGKGFYSHDAFIAAANSYQSFGASISKREIAAFFAHVTHETGFMCYIEEIDGPANAETYCNKDSTDFPCAEGKGYYGRGPIQLTGNDNYGACGRDLNENLLASPEKVAQDPVLAFKTAFWFWTTNVRQNFNQGFGATIRAVNGRECSGGNSATVAKRIEYYRDYCGKLGVEPGDNLSC, encoded by the exons ATGGCAAATTACGCCAAATCCACCACAAGAAAAGACACATTTACCCTTTTTCTCCCAAGTCTCCTTGTCTTGATCCTGACGGTTTCCAAACCTGTAAACTCCCAAAACTGTGGCTGTCCCTCTGACTTCTGCTGCAGCCAATGGGGTTACTGCGGTCAGACGGATGATTACTGCGGTTATGGCTGCCGTGAGGGCCCTTGTCAAGGTGGTGGTGACGCTAGCGGCGAAGTAAAGAGTGGCGGAGGCGATGACGCTGTTTCGCTTGAAGGAACGGTGACACCTGAGTTCTTTAACTCTATCATAAACCAAGCAAGCAGTGATTGTGCAGGCAAAGGATTCTACTCTCACGACGCCTTCATCGCCGCAGCTAATTCGTACCAGAGCTTTGGTGCTTCCATCTCCAAACGCGAGATCGCTGCCTTCTTCGCTCACGTCACCCATGAAACTGGAT TCATGTGCTACATTGAGGAGATCGATGGACCAGCCAATGCTGAGACATACTGCAACAAAGACAGCACAGACTTCCCTTGTGCAGAAGGAAAGGGCTATTATGGCCGTGGTCCTATCCAACTAACTGGGAACGACAACTACGGTGCCTGTGGAAGAGACCTGAATGAGAACTTATTGGCTTCACCAGAGAAAGTGGCTCAAGATCCAGTTCTTGCTTTCAAGACCGCTTTCTGGTTTTGGACCACTAATGTTCGCCAGAATTTTAATCAGGGTTTTGGCGCGACGATCAGGGCTGTAAATGGTAGGGAGTGTAGCGGAGGAAATTCTGCCACTGTTGCCAAAAGGATTGAGTATTACCGAGACTATTGTGGCAAGCTTGGGGTTGAACCTGGAGATAACCTCTcttgttaa
- the LOC104784987 gene encoding endochitinase At2g43590-like, whose amino-acid sequence MALVKVSSIFLVYLFGFYSQTAAQSPQILYCGCSPILCCSQLGYCGITDNYCGSGCRSGPCRRSRDPVDKIVTQQFFDNIISKASNGCDGKRFYTRESFLEAANATFDFTSSVTSLEIAAMFAHFTYVTEHFCHIEAVNGTSGDSCDDNNKQYPCAPGKSYHGRGPIQLSWNYNYGPCGQGLGLDLLRQPELVGSNATVAFKTGLWFWMNHARPVLS is encoded by the exons atggCTCTTGTAAAAGTCTCTTCAATTTTTCTCGTCTACCTATTCGGTTTCTACTCCCAAACTGCTGCCCAGTCGCCCCAGATTCTGTATTGCGGCTGCTCTCCGATCCTCTGCTGTAGTCAGTTGGGTTATTGCGGTATTACCGACAACTACTGTGGTTCCGGTTGCAGATCAGGTCCTTGCAGAAGAAGTAGAGATCCGGTTGACAAGATTGTAACACAACAGTTCTTTGACAATATTATTAGCAAAGCAAGTAATGGTTGCGACGGTAAAAGATTCTACACCCGTGAGTCTTTCCTTGAAGCCGCTAATGCTACCTTTGACTTCACTAGCTCTGTTACCAGCCTCGAGATCGCTGCCATGTTTGCTCATTTCACCTACGTGACCGAAC ATTTCTGCCACATAGAGGCCGTAAACGGGACGTCAGGTGACTCTTGTGACGATAACAACAAGCAATACCCATGTGCACCGGGCAAGAGTTACCATGGTCGTGGCCCGATCCAACTATCATGGAACTACAACTACGGTCCTTGTGGTCAGGGACTCGGTCTCGACCTTCTACGCCAGCCTGAGCTAGTTGGTAGCAACGCAACTGTGGCTTTCAAAACTGGATTGTGGTTTTGGATGAATCACGCAAGGCCGGTACTGAGCTAA
- the LOC104784988 gene encoding LEAF RUST 10 DISEASE-RESISTANCE LOCUS RECEPTOR-LIKE PROTEIN KINASE-like 2.1, giving the protein MAGRFALLFLLGSHFLLSAVMSSRNFTIENKCDSTIWPASYSYKGSLETNGFRLEKGQTRTIKATSSWVGQIWGRTLCSTNSSGSFSCVTGDCGTGEIECNKTVVETYNSATSATLAEFNLAATPDDGDNYYDVSVIYGYNLPLRVTPENKKCERIKCVVDVNETCPSELRMNSESNNPYACRTSCQQNQLPELCCVGLYVDDKDVKAPENCNRTIYSKTFNHACPDAYSYAYDNKYFTCPGSSNFVITFCPSSTTKSGISPWKLKLIVGFSSGLAMIIIIAIVVKVRASNMRKSDQNRKNMEAFVMLKRFSYSQVKKMTKSFANILGKGGFGTVYKGKLPDGSREIAVKILNETKGNGEEFINEVASMSRTSHVNIVPLLGFCYEGNKKAIIYEFMPNGSLDKFISEKMSEKMEWETLYNIAVGVSRGLEYLHNRCVSRIVHFDIKPQNILMDGEFRPKISDFGLAKLGKNNESIMSMLDARGTAGYIAPEVFSKNFGGVSHKSDVYSYGMVVLEMIGARENNQNAGSNNSSMYFPDWLYKDLDENGEIMSVFADEIIKEEDKKIVKKMVLVGLWCIQTNPLDRPPMDKVVEMLEGSLEALEIPPKPLLFSSATTVAKTAHESQETSNFSELSQDTTLQYYFEEGVQDIAEENQDLPKTRPAEHE; this is encoded by the exons ATGGCAGGGAGATTTGCTTTGCTTTTCCTCCTTGGTTCACATTTCTTGCTCTCGGCCG tGATGTCGTCGAGGAACTTTACGATAGAGAACAAATGCGATTCCACTATATGGCCTGCATCCTACTCTTACAAGGGATCGCTCGAAACAAATGGTTTCCGTCTGGAGAAGGGACAGACGCGTACCATCAAAGCGACGTCGTCATGGGTAGGTCAAATCTGGGGTAGAACGCTCTGCTCGACGAACTCATCAGGGAGCTTCTCATGTGTCACCGGAGACTGTGGCACCGGGGAGATCGAGTGCAACAAGACCGTCGTTGAAACGTATAATTCAGCAACTTCGGCAACTTTGGCCGAGTTTAACCTCGCCGCGACTCCTGACGATGGTGATAACTATTACGACGTCAGCGTCATCTATGGTTACAACCTTCCTTTGCGTGTAACCCCTGAGAATAAAAAGTGTGAACGCATTAAATGCGTTGTTGACGTGAACGAGACGTGTCCGTCTGAGCTGAGGATGAACAGTGAATCAAACAATCCATATGCGTGTAGGACCTCATGTCAGCAAAATCAGTTGCCGGAGCTTTGTTGTGTCGGACTCTACGTCGACGATAAAGATGTCAAAGCACCGGAAAACTGCAACCGGACTATCTACTCGAAGACTTTCAACCACGCGTGCCCAGACGCTTATAGCTACGCCTACGACAATAAGTACTTCACATGTCCAGGCTCCTCCAACTTTGTCATCACGTTTTGCCCGTCTAGCACAACAAAATCAG GAATATCTCCTTGGAAGTTAAAACTCATAGTTG GATTTTCATCAGGTTTGGCTATGATCATCATTATTGCTATTGTGGTAAAGGTGAGAGCAAGTAATATGAGAAAGAGTGATCAGAATAGGAAGAACATGGAAGCATTTGTAATGTTAAAACGATTTAGCTATTCCCAAGTCAAGAAGATGACAAAATCATTTGCGAATATTCTTGGGAAAGGTGGATTTGGAACTGTATATAAAGGGAAGTTACCCGATGGCAGCCGAGAAATTGCAGTGAAGATCTTGAATGAAACAAAGGGGAATGGGGAAGAGTTCATCAATGAAGTAGCTAGCATGAGTAGGACATCTCATGTTAATATCGTTCCTCTGCTTGGATTCTGCTATGAAGGGAACAAGAAAGCTATAATATATGAGTTCATGCCAAACGGATCTCTCGACAAGTTCATATCCGAGAAGATGTCGGAGAAGATGGAATGGGAAACGTTGTACAACATTGCGGTAGGTGTGTCTCGTGGCCTAGAATACTTGCACAACCGTTGTGTATCGAGGATTGTACATTTTGATATAAAACCGCAAAACATTCTCATGGATGGAGAGTTTCGCCCCAAGATTTCGGATTTCGGTCTTGCTAAGCtaggaaaaaataatgaaagcaTCATGTCAATGCTGGACGCAAGAGGCACAGCAGGGTACATTGCTCCAGAAGTGTTTTCCAAGAACTTTGGAGGAGTTTCTCATAAATCAGATGTATATAGTTATGGAATGGTGGTTCTTGAGATGATTGGAGCAcgagaaaacaatcaaaacGCTGGATCCAACAACAGTTCAATGTATTTTCCAGATTGGCTTTACAAAGATCTTGATGAGAATGGAGAAATCATGAGTGTTTTCGCagatgagataataaaagaagaagataagaagataGTAAAGAAAATGGTATTGGTTGGTTTGTGGTGTATTCAGACCAATCCACTTGATCGTCCACCAATGGACAAAGTCGTTGAAATGTTAGAGGGAAGTCTAGAAGCTCTTGAGATTCCACCTAAGCCTCTTTTATTTTCATCCGCAACAACAGTTGCAAAAACTGCTCATGAGAGTCAAGAGACTTCAAACTTCTCAGAACTAAGTCAAGATACAACACTACAGTACTATTTCGAAGAAGGTGTTCAAGATATTGCAGAAGAGAATCAAGATCTTCCTAAAACAAGGCCAGCAGAACACGAGTAA
- the LOC104784990 gene encoding endochitinase CHI-like: MANHAKTTSRNGRFALFLTTLFFLILTVSKPVMAQNCGCASGLCCSQYGYCGTTDEFCGDGCQAGPCRSGGGDPAVSLEGTVTPEFFNSITNPRGDCAGKGFYSRDTFIAAANSYPSFGASISKREIAAFFAHVAQETASLCYTEEIDGPAKAAKGEYCDLEKQEFPCAPGKGYYGRGAIQLSWNYNYGACGRDLQENILASPEKVAQDPVLAFKTAFWFWTTNVRTSFKSGFGATIRAVNSRECAGGDSTEKAANRVKYFQDYCAKLGVQPGDNLTC; encoded by the exons ATGGCCAATCACGCTAAAACCACATCACGAAATGGCCGATTTGCCCTTTTTCTCACAACTCTCTTTTTCCTGATCCTAACCGTTTCCAAACCGGTCATGGCTCAGAACTGTGGCTGCGCGTCTGGCTTATGTTGCAGCCAATATGGTTACTGTGGCACGACCGACGAATTCTGCGGCGATGGCTGCCAGGCAGGACCTTGTCGGAGCGGTGGTGGAGATCCTGCTGTTTCACTTGAAGGAACGGTGACGCCTGAGTTCTTCAACTCTATAACAAACCCAAGAGGTGATTGTGCAGGTAAAGGATTCTACAGCCGCGACACCTTCATCGCAGCAGCTAATTCGTATCCTAGCTTCGGTGCTTCCATCTCCAAACGTGAAATCGCTGCGTTCTTCGCTCACGTCGCCCAAGAAACAGCGT CCTTGTGCTACACTGAGGAAATCGATGGACCAGCCAAGGCCGCAAAAGGAGAATACTGCGACTTAGAGAAACAAGAGTTCCCATGTGCACCAGGAAAGGGTTACTATGGTCGTGGTGCGATCCAGCTCTCTTGGAACTACAACTACGGTGCCTGTGGAAGAGACTTGCAAGAGAACATATTGGCTTCACCAGAGAAAGTGGCTCAAGATCCAGTTCTTGCCTTCAAGACCGCTTTCTGGTTCTGGACTACTAATGTTCGCACGAGTTTTAAATCGGGCTTTGGCGCGACTATCAGGGCTGTGAATAGTAGGGAATGTGCCGGAGGAGATTCTACAGAGAAAGCCGCCAATAGGGTTAAGTATTTCCAAGACTATTGTGCTAAGCTTGGAGTCCAACCTGGAGATAACCTCACTTGTTAG
- the LOC109133024 gene encoding defensin-like protein 22, whose product MATTMKFVSFALLLVLLFSIDVEGSISTESGSLCCNSHPKFGACKTSQDNDRCNTWCLNGCDNGKGGYCKPLPHGGQCHCFC is encoded by the exons atGGCCACAACCATGAAATTCGTGTCTTTCGCTTTGCTACTTGTTCTCCTTTTCTCCATTG atgttgAAGGGTCGATTTCTACGGAAAGTGGTTCGTTGTGCTGCAATTCACATCCAAAATTCGGAGCATGCAAGACATCTCAAGATAATGACAGATGCAACACTTGGTGTCTTAATGGTTGCGATAATGGCAAAGGTGGTTATTGCAAACCTCTTCCTCATGGAGGACAATGCCATTGTTTCTGTTAA
- the LOC104784992 gene encoding peptidyl-prolyl cis-trans isomerase FKBP16-3, chloroplastic, whose product MAASSPSLLLPLVSASRDGLSVKKNPNTSRYIVATRVKYELRIISSETREHSCRFNSLSTRRDAMLLVLGVSGGLSMSSLAAYAAGLPPEDKPRLCEAECEKELENVPMVTTESGLQYKDIKVGRGPTPPVGFQVAANYVAMVPSGQIFDSSLEKGLPYLFRVGSGQVIKGLDEGILSMKAGGKRRLYIPGPLAFPKGLTSAPGRPRVAPNSPVVFDVSLEYIPGLESDEE is encoded by the exons atGGCAGCTTCTTCTCCGTCTCTCCTGCTACCTCTAG TTTCAGCATCTAGAGATGGTCTCTCTGTAAAGAAGAATCCAAATACATCGAGATATATAGTAGCTACAAGAGTCAAGTATGAGCTTCGAATCATCTCTTCAGAAACAAGAGAGCATAGCTGTAGATTCAATAGTCTATCTACTCGTAGAGATGCAATGCTGTTAGTACTCGGTGTGTCAGGAGGATTATCAATGAGCTCACTTGCGGCTTATGCAGCTGGTTTGCCTCCTGAAGATAAACCAAGACTCTGTGAAGCTGAATGTGAGAAAGAGCTTGAAAAT GTTCCAATGGTAACCACAGAATCAGGATTGCAGTATAAAGATATCAAAGTCGGTAGAGGCCCGACTCCTCCGGTTGGTTTTCAG GTTGCTGCTAATTATGTGGCTATGGTTCCATCAGGGCAAATTTTTGACAG TTCCCTGGAGAAAGGTCTACCGTATCTCTTTCGAGTTGGGTCTGGTCAG GTGATCAAGGGACTTGATGAAGGAATCTTGAGCATGAAAGCTGGAGGCAAACGCAGACTCTACATTCCTGGGCCT TTGGCCTTTCCAAAGGGTCTAACCTCAGCTCCAGGGAGGCCGAGAGTTGCACCAAACAGTCCAGTGGTATTTGATGTGAGCTTAGAGTACATACCAGGCCTTGAGTCAGACGAAGaatga
- the LOC104784991 gene encoding defensin-like protein 194: protein MSMATKSSVSTLAIFVILFLVISEISEIQARDDDECLKEYIGAPPGYCLAYIYPSLCYHKCQLEKGAKGGKCNYDNLKCFCDFCSDKPHNQFLSNV, encoded by the exons atgagcatgGCAACGAAGTCATCAGTTTCTACCTTGGCCATATTTGTCATCCTCTTTTTGGTCATCTCTG AAATATCTGAGATACAAGCGCGAGATGATGACGAGTGCCTGAAAGAATACATCGGTGCGCCTCCAGGCTATTGTCTGGCTTATATTTATCCGTCATTGTGTTATCATAAATGCCAATTGGAGAAGGGCGCTAAAGGTGGGAAATGCAATTATGATAATCTTAAATGCTTCTGCGACTTCTGCAGCGACAAACCTCACAATCAGTTTCTAAGCAATGTTTGA
- the LOC109133058 gene encoding defensin-like protein 197, with translation MKSVSIFLVLFVFFVVVFEAAEKIEAGDKFKCVVEYGGDVGPTFCNPKFFPTLCRQNCRSFKGAKGGKCVKQPKHKPIKCFCDYCKDD, from the exons ATGAAGTCTGTTTCCATATTCCTTGTTCTGTTCGTCTTCTTTGTCGTCGTTTTTG AGGCAGCAGAGAAGATAGAAGCCGGTGACAAGTTCAAATGCGTGGTTGAATACGGCGGAGACGTGGGTCCCACGTTCTGTAACCCTAAATTCTTCCCGACGCTGTGCCGTCAAAACTGCCGGAGCTTCAAAGGTGCGAAAGGTGGTAAATGCGTGAAGCAACCCAAACACAAACCTATCAAATGCTTTTGCGATTACTGCAAAGACGACTAA
- the LOC104784993 gene encoding defensin-like protein 194 yields the protein MTELTTFITMINRLEREREKTSKETKSVSTLAIFVILFLVISEISEIKARDSKCLKEYVDAPASYCMLLIYPSMCYHKCRSDNGAKGGRCVDLKCFCDFCSNKPFDQFLSSV from the exons ATGACGGAGCTAACAACATTTATCACGATGATAAAT AGactagaaagagagagagagaagacaagcAAGGAAACGAAGTCAGTTTCTACCTTGGCCATATTTGTCATCCTCTTTTTGGTCATCTCTG AAATATCCGAGATAAAAGCGCGGGATAGCAAGTGCCTGAAAGAATACGTCGATGCGCCTGCAAGTTATTGTATGCTTCTTATTTATCCGTCAATGTGTTATCATAAATGTCGTTCGGACAATGGCGCGAAAGGTGGGAGATGCGTTGATCTTAAATGCTTCTGCGATTTCTGCAGCAATAAACCTTTCGATCAGTTTCTAAGCAGTGTTTGA
- the LOC104784994 gene encoding defensin-like protein 194: MAMATKLVSSFAIFFILVLVISGMPKTEARDDDDCVKEYTDSPPIYCMARIYPSLCYYRCISDKGAKGGKCDADLKCFCNFCSDKPSYQFLSNV, encoded by the exons atggcCATGGCAACGAAGTTAGTTTCTTCTTTCGCCATCTTTTTCATCCTTGTTCTTGTTATTTCTG GAATGCCGAAGACAGAAGCGCGAGATGATGACGACTGCGTGAAAGAATACACCGATTCGCCTCCAATCTATTGTATGGCTAGGATTTATCCGTCATTATGTTACTATAGATGTATTTCGGACAAGGGCGCGAAAGGTGGGAAATGCGATGCTGATCTTAAATGCTTCTGCAACTTCTGCAGCGACAAACCTTCCTACCAGTTTCTAAGCAATGTTTGA
- the LOC104784995 gene encoding defensin-like protein 4, translating to MVMATKLVSTLAIFFVLVLVISEMPGTEAHAEECLKEYGGDVGFQFCAPRIFPSFCVSRCQADKGAKGGKCTWGSDGVKCLCDFCGEELTEQFIRQV from the exons atggTCATGGCAACGAAGTTAGTTTCTACTCTCGCCATCTTTTTCGTCCTCGTTCTGGTGATCTCTG AAATGCCAGGGACAGAAGCTCATGCTGAAGAGTGCCTGAAAGAATACGGTGGTGATGTTGGTTTCCAATTCTGTGCGCCTCGGATATTTCCGTCGTTCTGTGTTTCAAGGTGCCAAGCAGACAAGGGTGCTAAAGGTGGTAAATGCACCTGGGGAAGTGACGGTGTTAAATGCTTATGCGACTTCTGCGGCGAAGAACTTACCGAACAGTTTATAAGACAAGTTTGA
- the LOC104784997 gene encoding uncharacterized protein LOC104784997, whose translation MGISGSKRVKTILSNSPEFDSACDSAYEESLSLAQHAFAGVRPYQLLSAGAHIHRNLSSLRFPLTTKWVSSPPSQSQVDSALRVTISRVSAAAEDEDDEILLRSEEFKEWALEVFTESVVGNARKTIASRIPLGIIGIAGIGAVTRSSQNMIGATIGVYAIGVATSVFLSLSN comes from the coding sequence atgggtatATCCGGTTCAAAGCGAGTCAAGACGATACTATCCAACTCGCCAGAGTTCGACTCGGCTTGTGACTCAGCATACGAGGAGTCTCTATCTCTCGCACAGCATGCTTTCGCCGGAGTTCGTCCTTACCAGCTCCTCTCCGCCGGAGCTCACATCCACCGGAATCTTTCCTCTCTCCGGTTCCCTCTAACCACGAAGTGGGTCTCGTCTCCTCCGAGTCAATCCCAAGTCGACTCAGCTCTCCGTGTCACCATCTCTCGAGTTTCTGCGGCGGCGGAGGATGAAGACGATGAGATCCTCCTCCGATCAGAGGAGTTCAAGGAATGGGCTTTGGAGGTTTTCACTGAATCCGTTGTGGGAAACGCGAGGAAGACGATAGCGAGTCGGATACCATTAGGAATCATCGGAATCGCTGGGATCGGAGCGGTGACTCGGTCGAGTCAAAACATGATCGGAGCAACCATTGGTGTGTATGCGATCGGAGTTGCTACTTCGGTTTTTCTCAGCCTctctaattaa